The genomic stretch taaatatttttattttaaaaaaaaagaaataaaataataatttttcttaacaaaaaattaatattaggtatatatatataatcaagcCAACTCGCGAACTAATGAATTGAATATTTTTTAGATCgaattcgaactcgagttcggTCAACTCGAGCTCGATGTTGACCGAGCTCCAATTGAGCTCAGACTTGAACTACTTGCAAACAACTCAATTCCTTTGCAACCCTAACCTCGAAGGAGCTAAATGAAAGtgttaaaaacctcaagggagatttctgaaattagcGCCTTTCaataattattctttttttagtAAGGCAAAGGTGGGATTTAAGAAATGAGGGATGGAAGGGGATTTGAATTTCAGACCTCTCTAATTCTTGTGATTTCAAATTTAATCACTAGATCAAGACATTCTTGACATTTTGGaacctttttattgtttgtaAATACAACTGATGGTGCAACTAACTTGCATGGCCTCCAACAACTACTTGGGTTGTTGGATCTATAAATACGTCCTTCAAGTCCTCCGGCTGATCACCAAAGTAGCCATAGTAAACAACACTTGATTAAGCTCACTTCTCCTCAACTTACCCCAACAACATGGCCTCGACCTCGAGTGAAACTGTCGTCCTTTCAAACAATCAGCATGAGATAGTCCGTCAATTAGCAGATTTCCCTGAAAACATTTGGGCCGATTCTATCTCTTCATTTACTCTCGATGAGCAGGTTAGATCTCCTTTTCAACTACGTGCCATAAGTTCACGATTCACCTCATGTTTTTGTTCGTAGAATATAAATTCCTTTCCTGACTGGGAACCCAATTGGTTTCCTATATGACAGAACGAAGTGGAACTTCTGTTTGCCATTCTCATTTGATTTCGCTATTTCCTTTGGTCTTACCAATACTTCATGTAGTATATATCCCCGACATTTTTTTCCTTGTTATCAATTTCATTAATGTATAGGGGAATCGAtatgttattatttttattgaatctTGAGTATgggctgttttttttttaacttgctgAAGCTCTAATAATTCAGGTTCTCAATGAAATATTAAAGAAACTAAATAAAAATCTCATTGAAGAAAGATTTGCGCGGTGCTTTCAGGGATATGATTTGTGTGCCAAAGAGATTGAAATGTTAAAGGCAGAAGTGATGAGCATGCTTTTGGCAACCAGCAAAACCATGATGGAGAAACTCAATTTTATAAATCAAATAGAAAGACTTGGTATCTTGCATCACTTTGAGGATGAGATTGAAAACCAACTTCAACAGTTTTTCAATCTGTGCACCAACTTGGGAGAGCATCAAGAATATGATTTATCTGCTGTAGGACTTCAATTTCGACTCTTCAGACAACATGGTTATAATATTTCTTGTGGTATGTGAGTTTCTTACTAAATTCTGTGAGggacaaagaaaaaagaaaatcagtgaCAAAGTGCAAAGTAATCTATATTAAGTCATTAAATAGTAATTTTTCTAACATACTCTGATTGCCTAAATATTTTGTCAAACAGACATCTTCGACCAATTCATTGATGGAAATGGTAAGTTCCAGGAATCCTTATGCAGTGACATGAAAGGTCTACTAAGTCTATATGAAGCTGCTCATGTGAGGACACATGGAGATAAGATTTTAGATGAAGCCCTTGCGTTCACAACCACTCATCTGAAACGGGGACTTTCCTATGTGGTTTCTACTCTTGCAAAACAAGTAACACATGCCCTTGAGAAGCCACTGCATAAGGGCATTTCAAGATATGAGGCCTATTGTTACATCTCCATATACGAGGAAGATGAATCTAATAACAAATTACTGCTAAGGCTTGCCAAACTGGATTACCACTTGTTACAGATGCTATATAAACAAGACCTTTGTGAGATAATAAGGTACTCCCATTGAGACACCAACTCTCGTAATGTCTAAGTCTAAGACTATATAGTAGCAACAATATCCAAAAAAGCAGGGTTTTGTTTTCATTGCTAAATCGGCTGGTAAAATGAGAATTTTAAATTACTAATTCCTTTCTCGGTTTATGTCGCCCAAGCTGGCATCTAATTATCGAAGTTTTATTAAAGACAAACCACCAAAAGAGTTAGTCAATTTAACTATCATtcgttttttaatttttttctcaaGTATTACGTCAAATGTTTTTCTACATTTATATATTTGTGCTAGACAGATTCTTTAATGGTTGTACAATTATTGCTTCTTATTCTTGACGATATAGATGGGGGAAGAAATTGGACATGAGATCAAAAATTCCATATGCAAGGGAAAGATTTGTCGAATGCTACTTTTGGGCGGTTGGAACCTTTTATGAACCTAAGTACTCTTTTGCTCGACAGATGTTTGCAAAAATAGCAGTGTTTGTTGCAATAGTTGATGATGCCTATGATGCTTACGGCACTCTTGAAGAACTTAAAATTTTCACGGACGCTGTTGACAGGTATGCttaagattttctttttcttgatgaTACAAAGGTTGTCTTATTGCTTATGGGTCGTGCTCAAACTTGTTATGCTTGCTTGTCCGGTTAAAGACTGTTAAACAGAATGTTTAGACTGaaaactcaaaaagaaaaatgatcaCTTAATTGGCAGTTTAATTATGGGCcagcaaattgaaaaaaacaacTCTTCGCTTCTGTTCAATTACAAATAATGAATAAAATTCTTATCTCAATATTGTAATATTTAGTACCATTCAATTAATTTGGCATGAATTGAGGTGCAAATTAAGTCACTCTACCAAAAGCTGTGGAGTCTAGTAGCTAGTTCAATATTTTCTCATTGTCACCAACTCCTATCTATATTACTGAGAGCTAGATCGATACCTTACACAACACCCTTCTTTGTCACGTATTAAATAAGCTTAGTCTTTCCCAACACTTGTTTTTGGTGGTAATAAAGAATATAGTAGAAAGATGCATTCATAGGATATAAGGATTTCGAACTCTTGTGAACTCTACTTATAGGTAAAAGAATTTAGGCGTtacaaattaaatataaaaatttattgaTTAGATaaatctttcaattaaaaaatatatttgtctAGATAAGTACATCAGACATTGTCGAACGGTCATTTTGATGCAAAATAGTTCATATTGATTTTCTTTTACTCATTGGGATATtggtatttttttaaatttaaaacacCAGTGAAAACAGGGTTCAATTTCGCTTGGTCGACACTGCATGCTAATTTTCATTATATTGGAAATTTTGCTTCTGCTGGCAGGTGGGATGGCAATGGAATCGATCAACTCCCAGAATGCTTGAAGACAACCTACATGACACTTCTGAGCCTCAATAAAGAGCTTGAGGAAATTTTAGCTAAAGAGCGAAGAACCTATGCATTCAACAAGTATATTCAAGAAGTATGGTACCATGTTCCTAATTTGATTGACTATGTTAATATATCTACTGTCATATCGGTTGCTACTTGCTGGGCCGAAATAAACAGAGTAAAGTTTTACTGAGaaaccttttctttgttttttttttttaacttcgtAGTTTTACAAGtaaacctattggtgggactttataatcaaataaattacaCCAAAGTTTAATGCATTGATATCTGATGAAGGCTATATTAAGACGCTTTAAATTTTTGATGCGTGTCAACCCATAATAAAATTTCattattttaatttccattGCAAATTTTATTATGTTGATTCAGTATTTCTAGTTAAATatttccattcattcatttgttTTTG from Coffea eugenioides isolate CCC68of chromosome 8, Ceug_1.0, whole genome shotgun sequence encodes the following:
- the LOC113780596 gene encoding viridiflorene synthase-like; this translates as MASTSSETVVLSNNQHEIVRQLADFPENIWADSISSFTLDEQVLNEILKKLNKNLIEERFARCFQGYDLCAKEIEMLKAEVMSMLLATSKTMMEKLNFINQIERLGILHHFEDEIENQLQQFFNLCTNLGEHQEYDLSAVGLQFRLFRQHGYNISCDIFDQFIDGNGKFQESLCSDMKGLLSLYEAAHVRTHGDKILDEALAFTTTHLKRGLSYVVSTLAKQVTHALEKPLHKGISRYEAYCYISIYEEDESNNKLLLRLAKLDYHLLQMLYKQDLCEIIRWGKKLDMRSKIPYARERFVECYFWAVGTFYEPKYSFARQMFAKIAVFVAIVDDAYDAYGTLEELKIFTDAVDRWDGNGIDQLPECLKTTYMTLLSLNKELEEILAKERRTYAFNKYIQEVWYHVPNLIDYVNISTVISVATCWAEINRWENYTRTSFTQSKWFLTNELPPFADYLSNSLITSTYYLLAAAAFLGMDSASEDFEKERGSGTAIECYMKDYNVSEEEAMKKFEEMCEDAWKVMNEECLRPTTIPREIFKVMLNLARICEVVYDQREDKFTCPSYLEGYVKAMFIDSISV